The sequence CGTCCAGGGCCTGGTCGTGGTCCTTGGTCCGCATGCGGCGCACGAGGTCCTCGGCCTGGTCCACCAGGGCCTGGCCAGGGGGGCCGGGCTGGACGGGACGCGGGGCCGGGTGGCAGGCGGCCAGGAGAAGGAGGGCCAAAAGGGCCGGAAGGATCTCTCTCTTCATATATATGAAGGGGAGCTTATCGGAAGGAAGCCGGGGCATCAAGCAAACCTCACTCGTAGAGCGCCGGAATGACCAGACAAAGCCAGGCGGTCATGGCCAGGGCGCAGAGGGTGTTCATGACCAGGCCCACGCCGAGCATGCGGCGCAGCGAAGTCCCGGGCAGGGCCCCATAGGCCAGGGCGTTGGGGATGGTGGCCACCGGGGTCATGAAGGCGCAGGTGGCGGCCACGGAAATGGTGATCATCAGCGGCAGCGGGTCCAGGCCCAGGGATTGGGCCGTGAAGAAGGCCACCGGGAAGAAGGCCACGGCCACGACGGTGTTGGAGAGAACCTCGGTGAGGAAGATGGCGGCCAGGGCGAAGGTCAGGGTGAGCAGGAACTGGGAGCCCGCGGCGGCCGCGGCGCGCTGGAAGAATCCGGCCATGTCGCGGTCCAGGCCCAGGGCATTGCCCAGGATCATGGCCAACACGAGCGCGCCGAGCCAGAGCAGGCCGCGCGCCGGGATGCCCGCGGGCAACGACCGGGGCGGCAGGAGCGGACCGGCGGGGCCGTCCAGGCGGCGGGGCCGGAAGCACTCCAGACAGAACCAGGCGGAGAAGGCCAGGGCCACCGGCGCCTCCCAGGCCGCGAACCCGGACAGGAACTCCTTGAGCAGGGCCTCCGTGATCCAGAAGGCCAGGAACAAGGCGTAGAGCCGCGCGCCCACCCGCTGCCTGGGGCCGAAAACCGGCGGCCGGACCGTCGGCGGCAGGCCGGAGCCCGCGCCGCGCGGCAGGGCCAGGAACGTGATGAGCCCCCAGCCGATGGCCCCCAGGATCGCGGCCAGGGGCAGGCCCCAGAGGAACCAGTTGAAGAAGCTGATCTGCTCCCGGCCGGGCACGGCGTAGAGGTCGAGCACGCCGAGCAGGACGAGGTTGGCGGGACTGCCGATGAGCGAGGCCATGCCGCCGATGTTGGCCCCGTACATGGCGGCCAGGGCCAGGGCCGTGGACATGGGGGCGTCCGGCCGGTGCAGGCCGTGTTCGCGGTCCAGGGCCGTGATCACCGGCAGCACGGCCAGTACGGCCACGGCGTTGGGAATGAAGGCCGAGAGCCCGGCCGAGGCGGCGAGGACATAGAGGATGACCCGCGAGGGGCGGCCCCGGCTGCGGAGCACGGCCTGACGCACGGCCCAGTCCGTGAGCCCGGTGACGGCCAGCAGGCGGTAGGCCAGATAGCCGTCGGCGAAGAGCAGCATCAGGGGCAAGCGTTCCCAGACATAGGCGAGAACATCGGTCAACGGCGTCACCTCTTCGGCCTCGGGGCCCACCTCTTTTACTGTCGGGCCGGGTCCGGGTCAAATGGGCGCGTTTTCAAACGCCCGGGATTGGGGTACACCTTTTCCATTCCTTTCCCTGGAGCGTTCATGTCCGATTTCGTCCACCTGCACGTGCACAGCGAATACAGTCTCCTGGACGGAGCCATCCGGCTCCCGGCCCTCTGCCAGCGGGCCAAGGACTACGGCATGCCCGCCGTGGCCGTCACGGACCACGGCAACATGCACGCGGCCGTGACCTTCTACCAGTACGCCAAGCAGTACGGCATCAAGCCGCTCATCGGCTGCGAAACCTACGTGGCCCAGGGCGCCCACACCGAGAGGACCGGCAAGCTCGGCAGCGCCTACCACCTCCTGCTCCTGGCCCAGAACGCCCAGGGCTACAAGAACCTCATCCGCCTCGTGTCCATCGCCAACACGGACGGCTTCTACTACAAGCCTCGCGTGGACAAGGACCTCCTGCGCCGGTACGGCGAGGGCGTCATCGCCTGTTCGGCCTGCCTGGCGGGCGAGGTCTGCCGCAAGCTGCTCAACGAGGGTCTGGAGGCGGGCGTGGAGACGGCCCAGGAATACGCCGACATCTTCCCCGGCCGCTTCTACCTGGAGATGCAGTCCAACGGCCTCACGGAGCAGGACCAGGCCAACGCCATGCTCCTCAAGGTGGCCGAACGCACCGGCCTGCCCCTGGTGGCCACCAACGACTGCCACTACCTGGACCGCGCCGACGCCGAGGCCCACGACACGCTCCTGTGCATCCAGACCCAGGTGACCGTGGACCAGCAGAACCGCATGCGCATGGACACGGACCAGCTCTACTTCAAGGCCCCGGAGGAGATGGAGGCGGCCTTCGCCCACTGCCCCGAGGCCCTGGCCAACACCGCGCGCATCGCCGAGGCCTGCGAGCTGGAGATCGAACTCGGCAAACACGTCTTCCCGGTCTACGCCCTGCCCGAGGGCCGGACCATCGTGGAGGAGTTCGAACGCCTGGCCCGCGAGGGCCTCACGAAGCGCTTGGCCAACCTGCCCTACCAAGTGGACGAGGCCGCCTACTGGGAGCGCCTGGAGTACGAGATCGGGGTCATCAAGGAGATGGGCTTCCCGGCCTACTTCCTCATCGTCCAGGACTTCATCAACTGGGCCAAGGACAGCCGCATCCCCGTGGGCCCGGGGCGCGGCTCGGCCGCCGGTTCCCTGGTGGCCTGGGCCCTGCGCATCACCAACCTCGACCCCATCCCCTACGACCTGCTCTTCGAGCGCTTCCTGAACGTGGAGCGCGTGAGCATGCCGGATATCGACGTGGACTTCTGCGAACGCCGCCGCACGGAAGTCATCAAATACGTCTCCGGCAAGTACGGCGAGGACCATGTGGCCCAGATCACCACCTTCGGAACCATGAAGGCCAAGGCCGTGGTCCGCGACGTGGGCCGCGCCCTGGGCCTGACCTTCGCCGAGACGGACAAGATCGCCAAGCTCATCCCCGAAGACTTGAAGATGACCATCGACAAGGCCCTGGACAAGGAGCCCGAGCTGGTGGCCCTGGCGCACTCCAGCCCGCAGATGGAAAAGCTGGTGGACATATCCAGGCGGCTGGAGGGGTTGTGCCGCCACGCCTCGACCCACGCGGCCGGGGTGGTCATCTCGGCCGGGCCCATGACCGACTACCTGCCGCTCTACCGGGGGAAAAAGGGCGAAATCGTCACCCAGTACGACATGAAGCGGGTGGAGAAGGTCGGGCTCATCAAGTTCGACTTCCTGGGCCTGCGGACCATGACGGTCATCGAGGACTGCCTGGACATCATCCGCGAGCAGGGCAAGCAGCCGCCGGACCTGGACACCCTGGCCCTCACCGACCCCAGGACCTACGAGATATTCGCCAAGGGCGACACCGACGGCGTGTTCCAGGTGGAGTCCTCGGGCATGCGGCGCTACCTGCGCATGCTCAAGCCGAACTGCTTCGAGGATCTCATCGCCATGCTCGCGCTCTACCGTCCGGGCCCGCTGGGCTCGGGCATGGTGGACGAGTTCATCAAGCGCAAGCACGGCGAGGTGGAGGTCACCTACCCGCACCCGAGCCTGGAGAGCGTGCTCAAGCCGACCTACGGCGTCATCGTCTACCAGGAACAGGTCATGAGCACGGCCCGGGTCATCGCCAACTACTCCCTGGGCGCGGCCGACCTCCTGCGCCGGGCCATGGGCAAGAAGAACGCCGAGGAGATGGCCAAGCAGCGCAAGCGCTTCCTGGAGGGCGCGCGCGAGAACTCCATCCCGGACAAGACCGCCAACGAGATCTTCGACCTCATGGAAAAATTCGCGGAGTACGGCTTCAACAAGTCCCACTCCGCGGCCTACGCGCTCATCTCCTACTTCACCGCCTACCTCAAGGCCCACTTCCCCGTGGAGTTCATGGCCGCGCTGATCAGCTCGGAACTGGCGGACACGGACAAGGTCTTCAAGTACATCAACGCCTGCCGGGACATGGACGTGAAGGTCCAGCCCCCGGACATCAACGCGGGCAGGCCGCGCTTCTCGGTGCACGATGGGGCCGTGGTCTTCGGCCTCTCGGGCATCAAGAACGTGGGCGAGGAGGCCGTGGCCGAGATCGTGGACGAGCGCGAGAAGAACGGCCCCTACCGCGACATGGTGGACCTCTGCTGCCGGGTGAACCTGCGGCGGGTGACCAAGCGCATGCTGGAATACCTCATCAAGGCCGGGGCCATGGACTGCTTCGGCTGCTCCCGTGCCGGGCTCCTGGCCGGGCTGGACAAGGCCCACGCCCTGGGCCAGCGCCAGGCCAAGGAGAAGCAGAGCGGCATGCTCTCCATGCTGGACATGCTCGGCGGACCGGACAAGGGCGCGGGCAACGGGCTGAACGTGAGCATCGAGGAGTTCCGCGACGAGGAGTGGCCCGACGAGGAGAAGCTCCGCCTGGAAAAGGAGGCCCTGGGCTTTTTCCTCTCCAGCCACCCGCTCCTGGCCTGGCGGCACGAACTGGGGCGGCTGCGCCTGACCACCCTGGACGAGTGCCGGGAACTGGCCAACGGCTCGGAGGTGCGTCTGGCGCTCCTGTTCACCTCGGTGAAGGAATACGTGACCAAGAAGGGCGACAAGATGGCCTTCGTGAACGCGGAGGACCTCACCGCCACCGGCGAGGTCACGCTGCTGCCCAACGTCTACCTGCCCGCGCGCGAACTCATCGCCCAGGACCAGCCCCTGCTCGTCACCGGCCGCATCGACCTGCGCGAGGAGCCCGGCCAGGACGACGACGGCCCGCGCCAGGCCAAGATCCTGGCCGAGAGCGTCTCGCTCCTCGCCGGCGCGGTGGCCGGGAACACCGAGCCCGTCTATCTCCAGATACCCTCGGACCTCTGCCGCGACGAGCACCTGGACCGGCTCAAGGAGCTCCTGGGGCGGCACAAGGGCCCGGCCCCGGTCTACCTGCAGGTGGGGCTCAAGGACAGCGTCTGC comes from Desulfovibrio aminophilus and encodes:
- the dnaE gene encoding DNA polymerase III subunit alpha — encoded protein: MSDFVHLHVHSEYSLLDGAIRLPALCQRAKDYGMPAVAVTDHGNMHAAVTFYQYAKQYGIKPLIGCETYVAQGAHTERTGKLGSAYHLLLLAQNAQGYKNLIRLVSIANTDGFYYKPRVDKDLLRRYGEGVIACSACLAGEVCRKLLNEGLEAGVETAQEYADIFPGRFYLEMQSNGLTEQDQANAMLLKVAERTGLPLVATNDCHYLDRADAEAHDTLLCIQTQVTVDQQNRMRMDTDQLYFKAPEEMEAAFAHCPEALANTARIAEACELEIELGKHVFPVYALPEGRTIVEEFERLAREGLTKRLANLPYQVDEAAYWERLEYEIGVIKEMGFPAYFLIVQDFINWAKDSRIPVGPGRGSAAGSLVAWALRITNLDPIPYDLLFERFLNVERVSMPDIDVDFCERRRTEVIKYVSGKYGEDHVAQITTFGTMKAKAVVRDVGRALGLTFAETDKIAKLIPEDLKMTIDKALDKEPELVALAHSSPQMEKLVDISRRLEGLCRHASTHAAGVVISAGPMTDYLPLYRGKKGEIVTQYDMKRVEKVGLIKFDFLGLRTMTVIEDCLDIIREQGKQPPDLDTLALTDPRTYEIFAKGDTDGVFQVESSGMRRYLRMLKPNCFEDLIAMLALYRPGPLGSGMVDEFIKRKHGEVEVTYPHPSLESVLKPTYGVIVYQEQVMSTARVIANYSLGAADLLRRAMGKKNAEEMAKQRKRFLEGARENSIPDKTANEIFDLMEKFAEYGFNKSHSAAYALISYFTAYLKAHFPVEFMAALISSELADTDKVFKYINACRDMDVKVQPPDINAGRPRFSVHDGAVVFGLSGIKNVGEEAVAEIVDEREKNGPYRDMVDLCCRVNLRRVTKRMLEYLIKAGAMDCFGCSRAGLLAGLDKAHALGQRQAKEKQSGMLSMLDMLGGPDKGAGNGLNVSIEEFRDEEWPDEEKLRLEKEALGFFLSSHPLLAWRHELGRLRLTTLDECRELANGSEVRLALLFTSVKEYVTKKGDKMAFVNAEDLTATGEVTLLPNVYLPARELIAQDQPLLVTGRIDLREEPGQDDDGPRQAKILAESVSLLAGAVAGNTEPVYLQIPSDLCRDEHLDRLKELLGRHKGPAPVYLQVGLKDSVCTLQLSPQYGVAPNPEFWKLIDKWRGPLTAEN
- a CDS encoding SLC13 family permease yields the protein MTPLTDVLAYVWERLPLMLLFADGYLAYRLLAVTGLTDWAVRQAVLRSRGRPSRVILYVLAASAGLSAFIPNAVAVLAVLPVITALDREHGLHRPDAPMSTALALAAMYGANIGGMASLIGSPANLVLLGVLDLYAVPGREQISFFNWFLWGLPLAAILGAIGWGLITFLALPRGAGSGLPPTVRPPVFGPRQRVGARLYALFLAFWITEALLKEFLSGFAAWEAPVALAFSAWFCLECFRPRRLDGPAGPLLPPRSLPAGIPARGLLWLGALVLAMILGNALGLDRDMAGFFQRAAAAAGSQFLLTLTFALAAIFLTEVLSNTVVAVAFFPVAFFTAQSLGLDPLPLMITISVAATCAFMTPVATIPNALAYGALPGTSLRRMLGVGLVMNTLCALAMTAWLCLVIPALYE